The following proteins come from a genomic window of Microbacterium sp. SY138:
- a CDS encoding HAMP domain-containing sensor histidine kinase has product MLAGADVLLIVMTCLLVAVCVAALTLAVLRVLRRRSVRAQLMLVASAGVVTMAASVVAISLEMYISTHDLTVLLVVIGVSLVLGITTAWVVARAMRSSFDRLSASLDEVGRGGVIVAEQGGSRELDDLSVRLAEVSAKVDAANAELERLDSARRRFFAWISHDLRTPLTAVRALAESIEDGAADAPERFAGQVRVQVETMSRMVDDLFELSTLTSGAVQLQTQQVELLDVVSDAVADVAAAADRHGVRIVERGVGGHVLWADPHQLGRIVVNLLTNAIRHAPRGTDIVISATEVERNRLVLGILDHGAGVAVEDLDRMFDVGWREDAARTAPIDQDGVASGAGLGLSIARGLARAHGGEVFAERTDEGFRMNVLLPFGGGGS; this is encoded by the coding sequence ATGCTCGCCGGGGCCGATGTGCTGCTGATCGTGATGACGTGCCTGCTCGTGGCGGTCTGCGTCGCGGCGCTCACGCTCGCCGTGCTGCGAGTGCTGCGCCGTCGCTCTGTCCGCGCGCAGTTGATGCTGGTCGCGAGCGCGGGGGTCGTCACGATGGCGGCCTCGGTCGTTGCGATCTCGCTGGAGATGTACATCTCGACGCACGACCTGACCGTGCTCCTCGTGGTGATCGGGGTGTCCCTTGTGCTCGGGATCACGACTGCCTGGGTGGTGGCCAGGGCGATGCGTTCGTCGTTCGATCGTCTGTCGGCATCGCTCGACGAGGTGGGCCGCGGAGGTGTGATCGTCGCCGAGCAGGGAGGATCGCGCGAGCTGGACGATCTGTCGGTACGGCTCGCCGAGGTGTCGGCGAAGGTCGATGCCGCGAATGCCGAGCTGGAGCGGCTGGACTCGGCGCGACGGCGGTTCTTCGCCTGGATCTCGCACGATCTGCGCACGCCCCTGACGGCGGTCCGTGCGCTCGCCGAGTCGATCGAAGACGGCGCGGCCGATGCTCCGGAGCGCTTCGCCGGGCAGGTGCGGGTGCAGGTGGAGACGATGAGCCGCATGGTGGACGACCTTTTCGAGCTGTCGACGCTGACCTCGGGAGCCGTGCAGCTGCAGACCCAGCAGGTCGAGCTGCTCGACGTGGTCTCGGATGCGGTCGCCGACGTCGCGGCCGCCGCAGATCGCCACGGCGTGCGCATCGTCGAGCGCGGCGTGGGCGGTCACGTGCTCTGGGCGGACCCGCATCAGCTCGGACGGATCGTCGTCAACCTGCTGACCAACGCGATCCGACATGCGCCGCGCGGCACGGACATCGTCATCTCGGCCACCGAGGTCGAGCGGAACCGCCTCGTGCTCGGCATCCTCGATCACGGCGCGGGTGTCGCGGTGGAGGATCTCGACCGCATGTTCGACGTCGGCTGGCGCGAGGACGCGGCCCGCACGGCCCCGATCGACCAGGACGGCGTGGCTTCCGGGGCCGGTCTCGGCCTGTCGATCGCGCGCGGCCTGGCGCGTGCGCACGGCGGAGAGGTCTTCGCCGAGCGGACCGACGAGGGGTTCCGCATGAACGTGCTCCTGCCGTTCGGGGGAGGCGGGTCATAG
- a CDS encoding DoxX family membrane protein produces MIGSRPAGVLTLSLLGAGARVAVGVLWLIEGILKYRAGFGAADIELVAQSTEGNPRVPWFFEPLASFMGMAPGVFGVVMPALEVALGVLLVAGFLTRIAAFLSIGTLMLYWSADQLIAQYPAMVVLSAVVLLLTVSGRFGMDGWLRARRREATEATAATSGLWEA; encoded by the coding sequence ATGATCGGATCGCGACCCGCAGGCGTCCTCACCCTCTCGCTGCTCGGCGCCGGGGCCAGGGTGGCGGTCGGGGTGCTCTGGCTGATCGAGGGCATCCTGAAGTACCGGGCCGGATTCGGAGCGGCCGACATCGAGCTGGTGGCGCAGAGCACGGAGGGGAACCCTCGGGTGCCGTGGTTCTTCGAGCCGCTCGCGTCGTTCATGGGCATGGCGCCCGGTGTGTTCGGCGTGGTGATGCCCGCTCTCGAGGTCGCTCTCGGCGTGCTGCTGGTCGCAGGATTCCTGACCAGGATCGCGGCTTTCCTGTCGATCGGGACGCTCATGCTCTATTGGAGCGCGGATCAGCTGATCGCCCAGTACCCGGCGATGGTCGTGCTCTCCGCAGTCGTGCTCCTCCTCACCGTCTCCGGACGATTCGGGATGGACGGATGGCTGCGCGCTCGTCGGCGCGAAGCGACCGAAGCGACTGCTGCGACTTCCGGTCTGTGGGAGGCCTGA
- a CDS encoding Nramp family divalent metal transporter, translated as MTTAATPPARAPRSLWLLGPALVAGVAYLDPGNVASNMTAGAQYGYLLVWVVLAGNVMAWLIQYLSAKLGVVTGQSLPEVLGARLKRPWARRAYWLQAELVAMATDLAEVIGGAVALNLLFDVPLLLGGLITGAVSMILLTVQSRRGARPFEFVIIGLMAIITIGFVAGVFVAPPDPAGVIGGMVPRFEDTGSVLLAASILGATIMPHAIYAHSSLARDRFGASTSHAGDEAVRTETSRIRRLLTATRWDVSIAMVIAGSVNLCILLLAAANLAGVEGTDSLEGAHAALAAGLGPVVATFFAVGLLASGLASTSVGAYAGAEIMHGLLHVRIPLLVRRLVTLIPALVILGIGFDPTLALVLSQVVLSFGIPFALIPLVVLTAQRRTLGAWVNRRWTTAAGVIASVFLIALNGALLWLVLTGA; from the coding sequence ATGACGACTGCTGCCACGCCCCCCGCCCGCGCCCCTCGCAGCCTGTGGTTGCTGGGCCCCGCCCTCGTGGCGGGCGTCGCCTACCTCGACCCCGGCAACGTCGCCAGCAACATGACCGCAGGAGCCCAGTACGGGTACCTGCTGGTGTGGGTCGTGCTCGCCGGCAACGTGATGGCGTGGCTGATCCAGTACCTCTCAGCGAAGCTGGGCGTCGTCACCGGGCAGAGCCTTCCCGAGGTGCTGGGGGCGCGGCTGAAGCGTCCATGGGCACGCCGCGCATACTGGCTGCAGGCCGAGCTCGTCGCGATGGCCACCGACCTGGCCGAGGTCATCGGCGGCGCGGTCGCCCTGAACCTCCTGTTCGACGTGCCGCTGCTGCTCGGCGGCCTGATCACGGGTGCCGTCTCCATGATCCTGCTCACGGTGCAGAGCCGGCGCGGCGCCCGTCCGTTCGAGTTCGTGATCATCGGCCTCATGGCGATCATCACGATCGGATTCGTCGCGGGAGTGTTCGTCGCCCCGCCGGACCCGGCGGGGGTCATCGGCGGGATGGTCCCCCGTTTCGAGGACACGGGCTCGGTCCTGCTGGCCGCGTCGATCCTCGGCGCGACGATCATGCCGCATGCGATCTACGCGCACTCCTCACTCGCCCGCGATCGCTTCGGCGCCTCGACCTCTCACGCCGGCGACGAGGCGGTGCGCACCGAGACCTCGCGCATCCGCCGACTGCTCACCGCCACCCGATGGGATGTCTCCATCGCCATGGTGATCGCGGGATCCGTCAACCTCTGCATCCTGCTGCTCGCCGCCGCGAACCTCGCCGGCGTCGAGGGCACCGACTCGCTGGAGGGCGCACATGCCGCTCTCGCCGCCGGACTCGGACCGGTGGTGGCGACGTTCTTCGCCGTGGGACTGCTCGCCTCGGGACTGGCATCGACGTCGGTGGGCGCCTACGCGGGGGCGGAGATCATGCACGGACTGCTGCATGTGCGCATCCCGCTGCTCGTCCGGCGCCTCGTGACGCTGATCCCCGCGCTCGTGATCCTCGGCATCGGCTTCGACCCCACCCTCGCGCTGGTCCTCAGCCAGGTGGTGCTCTCCTTCGGCATCCCGTTCGCGCTGATCCCCCTGGTCGTGCTCACCGCGCAACGACGCACCCTGGGGGCCTGGGTCAACCGGCGATGGACGACGGCTGCGGGGGTCATCGCCTCCGTGTTCCTGATCGCGCTCAACGGCGCCCTGCTCTGGCTGGTGCTGACGGGAGCGTGA
- a CDS encoding TrmH family RNA methyltransferase yields MDDAAPHSTSPDAPVGAVSTGSIAQPGYGVGPWPGGEEAWPEGAEYDRELLATGDTRNVIDRYRYWRMDAIVADLDTQRHPFHVAIENWQHDMNIGSIVRSANAFLADTVHIIGRRRWNKRGAMVTDRYQHVVHHEDVDTFAAWAAAEGVPIIAVDNVDGAVPVDRADLPQRCVLLFGQEGPGLSAEALAAASAHIEITQYGSTRSINASAAAAVIMYEWCRRYAA; encoded by the coding sequence ATGGATGACGCCGCCCCGCACAGCACGAGTCCCGATGCCCCCGTGGGCGCGGTGAGCACCGGGTCGATCGCTCAACCCGGCTACGGCGTCGGGCCCTGGCCCGGCGGCGAGGAGGCCTGGCCCGAAGGTGCGGAGTACGACCGGGAGCTGTTGGCCACCGGCGACACCCGCAACGTGATCGACCGCTACCGCTACTGGCGCATGGACGCGATCGTCGCCGACCTCGACACCCAGCGACACCCGTTCCACGTCGCGATCGAGAACTGGCAGCACGACATGAACATCGGGTCGATCGTGCGCAGCGCCAACGCGTTCCTCGCCGACACCGTGCACATCATCGGCCGCCGCCGCTGGAACAAGCGCGGGGCGATGGTCACCGACCGCTACCAGCACGTCGTGCATCACGAAGACGTCGATACGTTCGCCGCCTGGGCCGCGGCCGAAGGGGTTCCGATCATCGCGGTCGACAACGTCGACGGCGCAGTGCCCGTCGACAGGGCCGACCTGCCGCAGCGTTGCGTGCTGCTGTTCGGCCAGGAGGGCCCGGGGCTCTCCGCCGAGGCGCTCGCCGCCGCTTCCGCCCACATCGAGATCACGCAGTACGGCTCGACGCGCTCGATCAACGCCAGTGCCGCGGCCGCCGTGATCATGTACGAGTGGTGCCGGAGATACGCGGCCTGA
- a CDS encoding M13-type metalloendopeptidase, translated as MTDVLPVGLALDEFSSDIRPQDDLYRHVNGAWLARTEIPGDKARWGSFHLLAEQAEKDVRAIIEESQDAEEGTLARKIGDLFASFMDTERIDAAGVTPLAETLAEIDAIDGIPSFLRTVGTYDRDGRASVIGLYVDGDPGNPERYLPVLVQAGLSLPDESYFRLDTFAATRTAYRAHLERLLGLAGVADAATTADRAIALETELAGHHWDNVRSRDAVATYNLKTWDELQALAGVDLTPWREAVSPSNPAAFDEVVVSQPSFFEGLGSLLTPERLDDWKAWLRAKVVHAAAPYLTDDLVQENFSFYGTELTGVPTMRERWKRGVSLTEGALGEAIGKVYVERHYPPTAKAAMDELVAHLIEAYRQSITELEWMTAETRERALAKLDSFTPKIGHPEVWRDYSSLEIDRADLFGNVRRASIFEHDRNVDKVGKPIDRTEWHMPPQMVNAYYNPSMNEIVFPAAILQYPFFDAGRDAAANYGGIGAVIGHEIGHGFDDQGSRYDGDGRLQDWWTDADRSAFEERTKALIAQYDALVPEGLDAEHHVNGALTIGENIGDLGGLGIALKAYELSLDGAAAPVIDGYTGVQRLLLSWAQVWQQKSRDAETLRLLTIDPHSPNEFRCNQIVRNIDAFYEAFGVSETDALWLPAASRVTIW; from the coding sequence ATGACTGACGTTCTTCCCGTGGGCCTCGCCCTTGATGAGTTCAGCTCCGACATCCGCCCGCAGGACGACCTCTATCGTCACGTGAACGGGGCGTGGCTCGCCCGCACCGAGATCCCGGGCGACAAGGCGCGCTGGGGCTCGTTCCACCTCCTCGCCGAGCAGGCGGAGAAAGACGTGCGCGCGATCATCGAGGAGTCGCAGGACGCCGAGGAGGGTACCCTCGCCCGTAAGATCGGCGATCTGTTCGCGAGCTTCATGGACACCGAGCGCATCGATGCCGCCGGAGTGACGCCGCTGGCCGAGACCCTCGCCGAGATCGACGCGATCGACGGCATCCCCTCGTTCCTGCGCACCGTCGGCACCTACGACCGCGACGGCCGTGCATCGGTCATCGGCCTGTACGTCGACGGCGACCCGGGCAACCCCGAGCGCTACCTTCCGGTGCTCGTGCAGGCGGGTCTGTCGCTGCCGGACGAGAGCTACTTCCGCCTCGACACGTTCGCCGCCACCCGGACCGCCTACCGTGCACACCTCGAGCGGCTGCTCGGCCTGGCCGGCGTCGCCGACGCCGCGACGACCGCCGACCGTGCGATCGCGCTCGAGACCGAGCTCGCCGGGCACCACTGGGACAACGTGCGCAGCCGTGACGCGGTGGCCACCTACAACCTCAAGACGTGGGACGAACTGCAGGCGCTCGCCGGGGTGGACCTGACCCCGTGGCGCGAGGCGGTCTCGCCGTCGAACCCGGCGGCCTTCGATGAGGTCGTGGTCTCGCAGCCCAGCTTCTTCGAGGGGCTCGGCTCGCTCCTGACGCCCGAGCGCCTCGACGACTGGAAGGCGTGGCTGCGTGCCAAGGTCGTGCACGCGGCGGCTCCGTACCTGACCGATGATCTCGTGCAGGAGAATTTCTCGTTCTACGGCACCGAGCTCACCGGCGTTCCCACCATGCGCGAGCGCTGGAAGCGCGGCGTCTCGCTCACCGAGGGCGCGCTCGGCGAGGCGATCGGCAAGGTCTACGTCGAGCGGCACTACCCGCCGACGGCGAAGGCCGCGATGGACGAGCTGGTCGCGCACCTGATCGAGGCGTATCGCCAGAGCATCACCGAGCTCGAGTGGATGACGGCCGAGACCCGCGAGCGCGCGCTCGCCAAGCTCGACTCGTTCACCCCGAAGATCGGACACCCCGAGGTGTGGCGCGACTACTCCAGCCTCGAGATCGACCGGGCCGACCTGTTCGGCAACGTGCGTCGCGCATCGATCTTCGAGCACGACCGCAACGTCGACAAGGTCGGCAAGCCCATCGACCGCACCGAGTGGCACATGCCGCCGCAGATGGTCAACGCGTATTACAACCCGTCGATGAACGAGATCGTGTTCCCCGCAGCGATCCTGCAGTACCCGTTCTTCGACGCCGGTCGCGACGCCGCCGCGAACTACGGGGGCATCGGGGCGGTCATCGGTCACGAGATCGGCCACGGATTCGACGACCAGGGCAGCCGCTACGACGGCGACGGCCGGTTGCAGGACTGGTGGACGGATGCCGACCGCTCGGCTTTCGAGGAACGCACGAAGGCCCTGATCGCGCAGTACGACGCGCTCGTCCCCGAGGGGCTGGATGCCGAGCACCACGTGAACGGCGCGCTCACGATCGGCGAGAACATCGGCGACCTCGGCGGACTCGGCATCGCGTTGAAGGCCTACGAGCTGTCGTTGGACGGCGCGGCGGCCCCGGTCATCGACGGGTACACGGGCGTGCAGCGCCTGCTGCTGTCGTGGGCGCAGGTGTGGCAGCAGAAGAGCCGGGATGCCGAGACGCTGCGCCTGCTGACGATCGACCCGCACTCGCCGAACGAGTTCCGCTGCAACCAGATCGTGCGCAACATCGACGCCTTCTACGAGGCGTTCGGAGTGAGCGAGACCGACGCCCTCTGGCTGCCCGCGGCATCGCGAGTGACCATCTGGTGA
- a CDS encoding DM13 domain-containing protein, with protein MRKIALAATAALTLALALSACSSPAATEDAKPSSSASQSADSGISTTKMDMAEKTGTFAGLNDKKVSGTVTVTDDEIALSGFSSDEGPDLHVYLTNGTDEAAVSAGMLVDAVSFDTATQTFTLDGVDTSEYSYVVIHCDKAKAVFGAAELS; from the coding sequence ATGCGCAAGATCGCTCTCGCCGCCACCGCGGCCCTCACCCTCGCCCTGGCCCTGTCGGCGTGCAGCTCGCCGGCTGCAACGGAAGACGCCAAGCCCTCGTCTTCGGCGTCGCAGAGTGCCGACTCCGGCATCTCGACCACGAAGATGGACATGGCCGAGAAGACGGGCACCTTCGCGGGCCTGAACGACAAGAAGGTGTCGGGCACCGTCACCGTGACCGACGACGAGATCGCCCTGTCCGGGTTCTCGTCAGATGAAGGCCCCGATCTGCACGTCTACCTCACGAACGGCACCGATGAGGCCGCCGTCTCTGCGGGCATGCTCGTGGATGCCGTCTCGTTCGACACCGCCACCCAGACCTTCACGCTCGACGGCGTCGACACCTCGGAGTACTCCTACGTCGTGATCCACTGCGACAAGGCGAAGGCCGTGTTCGGAGCAGCCGAGCTCTCATGA
- a CDS encoding MATE family efflux transporter, giving the protein MTARASLNREILRLAVPALGALIAEPAFLIVDAALVGHLGTTPLAGLGIAGAVLQTIVGLMVFLAYSTTPAVARRFGAGQPGEAVSVGVNGMWLALGLGAVLAVIGAVSSPWLVSLFGASEAVSAQANEYLVISMWGLPAMLIVFAATGLLRGMQDTMTPLWIAGLGFGANALLNWLFIYGLGWGIAGSAAGTVTAQWGMVAAYVLVVRRLATRHSASLRAQGAGMRNTATSGGWLFLRTVSLRVALLATVGVATGIGTDELAGWQIVFTIFSAAAFALDALAIAAQALIGKELGAGDEQQVHRVLARTVAWGAWFGVAVGGLIAALSGVLGIVFTGSAEIAALVQPALLVLAVAQPIAGVVFVLDGVLMGANDARYLAIAGGLNLVPFLPALWIVAATGVDGTAGLVWLAVAFFGVYLLARLGTLGWRVRSGRWLSATV; this is encoded by the coding sequence ATGACCGCGCGCGCCTCCCTCAATCGAGAGATCCTGCGGCTCGCCGTCCCCGCGCTCGGCGCACTGATCGCGGAGCCCGCCTTCCTGATCGTGGATGCCGCGCTCGTCGGGCATCTCGGGACCACTCCGCTCGCCGGGCTCGGCATCGCGGGGGCTGTACTCCAGACGATCGTCGGACTGATGGTGTTCCTGGCCTACTCGACGACCCCGGCGGTCGCTCGCCGCTTCGGGGCGGGACAGCCCGGCGAGGCCGTCTCCGTCGGCGTCAACGGCATGTGGCTGGCGCTCGGGCTCGGCGCCGTGCTCGCGGTGATCGGCGCCGTGTCCTCCCCCTGGTTGGTCTCGCTGTTCGGGGCGAGCGAAGCCGTTTCCGCGCAGGCGAACGAGTACCTCGTGATCTCGATGTGGGGCTTGCCGGCGATGCTCATCGTGTTCGCCGCGACCGGTCTGCTGCGCGGCATGCAGGACACGATGACGCCGCTGTGGATCGCGGGGCTCGGATTCGGGGCCAACGCCCTGCTCAACTGGCTGTTCATCTACGGACTCGGCTGGGGCATCGCGGGTTCTGCGGCGGGCACCGTGACCGCGCAGTGGGGAATGGTCGCCGCCTACGTGCTGGTGGTGCGCCGCCTCGCCACCCGGCACAGCGCCTCGCTGCGCGCACAGGGCGCAGGCATGCGCAACACCGCGACGTCGGGCGGCTGGCTGTTCCTGCGCACCGTGAGCCTGCGCGTCGCACTGCTCGCGACCGTCGGCGTCGCCACCGGCATCGGCACCGACGAGCTGGCCGGGTGGCAGATCGTCTTCACGATCTTCTCCGCGGCCGCCTTCGCCCTCGATGCACTCGCGATCGCGGCCCAGGCCCTCATCGGCAAGGAGCTCGGAGCCGGGGACGAGCAGCAGGTGCACCGTGTGCTGGCCCGCACCGTCGCGTGGGGCGCCTGGTTCGGCGTGGCCGTCGGCGGGCTGATCGCCGCGCTCTCGGGCGTGCTCGGCATCGTCTTCACCGGATCGGCGGAGATCGCAGCGCTTGTGCAGCCGGCACTGCTCGTGCTCGCCGTGGCCCAGCCGATCGCCGGTGTCGTCTTCGTGCTCGACGGCGTGCTGATGGGCGCGAACGACGCCCGATACCTGGCGATCGCCGGTGGTCTGAACCTGGTGCCGTTCCTGCCCGCGCTCTGGATCGTCGCCGCCACCGGGGTCGACGGCACCGCCGGTCTCGTCTGGCTCGCGGTCGCCTTCTTCGGCGTCTACCTGCTCGCACGGCTCGGCACCCTGGGGTGGCGGGTGCGGTCCGGTCGCTGGCTTTCGGCCACCGTCTGA
- a CDS encoding DUF1992 domain-containing protein, whose translation MTDPREAAARYLASRQHGESVDGDEESGTPPGIAAAVDRAAFIETAIQVAIRRGEFDDLPGAGKPLEGLGTHHDPDWWIRRKIETENLTGLGPPAILLRTEDRELDDQLDLLGRESDVRDVLEDFNRRVREARRQLQGGPPVVTSPRDVDAEVAAWAGRRAARPKAAPAEQPRRRRFSLRRRG comes from the coding sequence ATGACGGATCCCAGAGAAGCGGCCGCACGATATCTCGCGAGCAGACAGCACGGCGAGAGCGTGGACGGCGACGAGGAGTCGGGCACGCCGCCCGGGATCGCCGCGGCGGTCGATCGTGCCGCATTCATCGAGACGGCCATCCAGGTGGCGATCCGCCGGGGGGAGTTCGACGACCTTCCCGGTGCGGGCAAGCCTCTCGAAGGACTCGGCACCCATCACGACCCGGACTGGTGGATCCGTCGCAAGATCGAGACCGAGAACCTCACCGGTCTCGGTCCGCCGGCGATCCTGCTGCGCACCGAGGATCGGGAGCTGGACGATCAGCTCGACCTGCTGGGGCGCGAGTCCGATGTGCGCGACGTCCTCGAGGACTTCAATCGGCGAGTGCGGGAAGCGCGCCGCCAGCTGCAGGGCGGCCCGCCCGTGGTCACCTCGCCGCGTGACGTCGACGCCGAGGTGGCCGCCTGGGCCGGGCGTCGGGCGGCGCGCCCGAAGGCCGCGCCCGCCGAGCAGCCGCGACGCCGCCGCTTCTCCCTGCGACGCCGCGGCTGA
- a CDS encoding response regulator transcription factor, translating to MQEPAEVVVVEDDPTVREAVGAYLRAHGYAVSSFGDGVSARTALRGSIPDVVIVDRMLPGISGDELCRDLRSFSDVPIMLLTALGQVEDRIEGFQFGVDDYLAKPFSLRELLMRVGALVRRSQVTQAAVGEVRAGVFAIDPLRRRVWVRGEEIDLTGREYDLLHFLVRNEGRPLGREEILREAWGWSFGEASTVTVHVRRLREKIEADPRHPVHLRTEWGVGYRFSAEGDHS from the coding sequence ATGCAGGAGCCAGCCGAGGTCGTCGTGGTCGAAGACGACCCCACGGTCAGGGAGGCGGTGGGTGCCTATCTGCGCGCCCACGGCTACGCGGTCTCCAGCTTCGGCGACGGTGTCTCGGCGCGGACGGCGCTGCGCGGGAGCATCCCGGACGTGGTGATCGTCGACCGGATGCTCCCGGGCATCAGCGGTGATGAGCTGTGCCGTGATCTGCGCTCGTTCTCCGACGTGCCCATCATGCTTCTCACCGCTCTCGGACAGGTGGAGGACCGCATCGAGGGCTTCCAGTTCGGCGTCGACGACTATCTCGCGAAGCCGTTCTCGCTGCGGGAGCTGCTCATGCGCGTCGGTGCGCTGGTACGGCGCTCGCAGGTGACGCAGGCCGCGGTCGGCGAGGTGCGTGCCGGCGTGTTCGCGATCGATCCGCTCCGTCGGCGCGTGTGGGTGCGCGGCGAGGAGATCGACCTCACCGGTCGTGAATACGACCTGCTGCACTTCCTGGTGCGCAACGAGGGGCGCCCGCTCGGTCGCGAGGAGATCCTCCGCGAAGCCTGGGGCTGGAGCTTCGGCGAGGCCTCGACGGTCACCGTGCACGTGCGCCGGCTGCGGGAGAAGATCGAGGCGGATCCGCGACACCCCGTCCACCTGCGCACGGAGTGGGGCGTCGGATACCGTTTCTCGGCAGAGGGGGATCACTCGTGA
- a CDS encoding Na+/H+ antiporter NhaC family protein, whose translation MPEFGALALLPIVVILIVAVATRRTLFALFCGTVAGALILGGWGGFDVWVEYTGKALSNETAQWLLLIVALFGILMMLFEKSGIVTDFANWAERFVTSRRKSMVLTFLLSVVLFVDDYLNVLTTGTSMKQVTDRYRVPRTQLGAIMKMTAAPIAVLIPVSTWALFFSGLFEAQGVTVGGTGFGAYLQAIPFIFFGWAALAVALLMSIGWLPKLGAIKRDAIRAERDGDVFPLGTTDDERRAEGAALLAELKADDPDGSTAQRVATALATSTETDRKPQPWGFLIAMAVLVGVTIATNANVVAGTAASLAVTIVIVLVQRRLRIRGVLDAALEGIESMLFVMILTVLAFMVQEMNITLQLAEFVIQVTEPVLTPALLPAIVFAVCGIYAYATGSFWDLAAVITPVVLPLALALGADPILAGAAVFSGAALGSTTCLYGDGIILASRSIGIKPINLMLAILPYAGIAAGLSFVLYLVTGFVTA comes from the coding sequence ATGCCTGAATTCGGCGCTCTCGCGCTCCTCCCGATCGTGGTGATCCTGATCGTCGCGGTCGCCACCAGACGCACCCTCTTCGCCCTGTTCTGCGGCACCGTCGCCGGGGCACTGATCCTCGGCGGCTGGGGCGGCTTCGACGTCTGGGTCGAATACACCGGAAAAGCCCTCTCCAACGAGACGGCGCAGTGGCTGCTGCTGATCGTCGCGCTGTTCGGCATCCTGATGATGCTGTTCGAGAAGTCCGGCATCGTGACCGACTTCGCGAACTGGGCCGAGCGGTTCGTCACCTCCCGCCGCAAGTCGATGGTGCTGACGTTCCTGTTGTCGGTCGTGCTGTTCGTCGACGACTACCTGAACGTGCTCACCACGGGCACGTCGATGAAGCAGGTCACCGACCGCTACCGGGTGCCGCGCACGCAGCTCGGCGCGATCATGAAGATGACGGCCGCGCCGATCGCCGTCCTGATCCCGGTCTCGACGTGGGCGCTGTTCTTCTCCGGACTGTTCGAGGCGCAGGGGGTCACGGTCGGAGGCACCGGGTTCGGTGCCTACCTGCAGGCGATCCCCTTCATCTTCTTCGGCTGGGCGGCTCTCGCCGTCGCGCTTCTCATGAGCATCGGCTGGCTACCGAAGCTCGGCGCGATCAAGCGTGACGCGATCCGGGCGGAGCGGGACGGCGACGTCTTCCCGCTCGGCACCACCGACGACGAGCGACGGGCCGAAGGCGCGGCGCTCCTGGCCGAGCTGAAGGCCGACGACCCCGACGGCTCGACCGCGCAGCGTGTCGCGACGGCGCTCGCGACCTCGACCGAGACCGACCGCAAGCCGCAGCCGTGGGGTTTCCTGATCGCCATGGCCGTGCTCGTCGGAGTGACGATCGCGACGAACGCCAACGTCGTCGCCGGCACCGCCGCGTCTCTCGCCGTGACGATCGTGATCGTGCTCGTGCAGCGCCGACTCCGCATCCGTGGGGTGCTGGATGCCGCGCTCGAGGGCATCGAGAGCATGCTGTTCGTGATGATCCTGACGGTCCTCGCGTTCATGGTGCAGGAGATGAACATCACCCTGCAGCTGGCCGAGTTCGTGATCCAGGTCACCGAGCCCGTGCTCACCCCGGCGCTGCTGCCGGCGATCGTGTTCGCGGTGTGCGGCATCTATGCGTACGCGACCGGGTCGTTCTGGGATCTCGCCGCGGTGATCACCCCGGTCGTGCTCCCGCTGGCGCTCGCGCTCGGTGCCGATCCGATCCTCGCGGGCGCCGCGGTGTTCTCCGGGGCGGCGTTGGGCAGCACCACCTGCCTCTACGGCGACGGCATCATCCTCGCGTCGCGATCGATCGGCATCAAGCCGATCAACCTCATGCTCGCGATCCTGCCCTATGCGGGCATCGCCGCGGGGCTGTCGTTCGTGCTCTACCTGGTGACGGGTTTCGTCACGGCGTAG